A stretch of Halostagnicola kamekurae DNA encodes these proteins:
- a CDS encoding GtrA family protein, which produces MSKSVTEILRMRLAALRSRALFVQFAGVGLVGTAVDSAVFYGLVSQTALGLVASKAVAWTLAIGAIFAINEWWTFAAYGKTGSRAFLRRLLTSYLVRSAGFLVTLAVLAVLVRWFDVWFVIANLIGIGVGFFVNYICESIYTWRVHQN; this is translated from the coding sequence ATGAGTAAATCGGTTACCGAGATTCTTCGAATGCGTCTGGCTGCCCTGCGCTCTCGAGCGCTGTTTGTACAGTTCGCTGGCGTCGGCTTGGTCGGAACAGCAGTCGATAGTGCTGTCTTCTACGGGCTCGTATCGCAAACAGCGCTCGGACTGGTCGCCAGTAAGGCCGTCGCCTGGACGCTCGCGATCGGGGCCATCTTCGCGATAAACGAGTGGTGGACGTTCGCCGCGTACGGAAAGACCGGCTCTCGAGCGTTCTTGCGTCGACTACTCACGTCGTATCTGGTCCGATCCGCGGGATTTCTCGTGACGCTTGCGGTGCTGGCCGTGCTGGTACGGTGGTTCGACGTCTGGTTCGTCATCGCGAACCTGATCGGAATCGGCGTCGGCTTTTTCGTCAACTACATCTGTGAGAGCATCTACACGTGGCGGGTCCACCAGAACTAA
- a CDS encoding HAH_0734 family protein, with protein sequence MKRLIIHGDPGIRKGAIIDYDGEEVVCFGINRNGEWNGPETVQLWCTIGDESEYGEFERREFLPHFLEVDRVDAETVDVIRPQGDLAV encoded by the coding sequence ATGAAGCGGCTGATCATCCACGGCGACCCCGGAATCCGAAAGGGGGCTATCATCGATTACGACGGGGAGGAAGTCGTCTGCTTCGGAATCAATCGCAACGGCGAGTGGAATGGCCCGGAGACGGTCCAGCTGTGGTGTACGATCGGCGACGAATCGGAGTACGGTGAGTTCGAGCGACGAGAGTTCCTTCCCCATTTCTTGGAGGTCGATCGCGTCGACGCCGAGACCGTCGACGTGATTCGTCCACAGGGCGATCTCGCCGTATAA
- a CDS encoding 50S ribosomal protein L44e codes for MQMPRRFNTYCPHCNEHHQHEVEKVRTGRQTGMKKVADRQRRRRTSTIGNSGKFSKVPSGNKPTNKTDLKYRCGECGKAHLREGWRAGRIEFQE; via the coding sequence ATGCAGATGCCACGCCGATTCAATACGTACTGTCCGCACTGTAACGAACACCATCAACACGAAGTCGAGAAGGTCCGAACCGGCCGACAGACCGGAATGAAAAAGGTTGCCGACCGACAGCGACGACGACGGACGTCCACGATCGGTAACTCCGGGAAGTTCTCGAAGGTTCCCAGTGGGAACAAACCGACGAACAAGACCGACCTCAAGTACCGCTGTGGCGAGTGCGGCAAGGCCCACCTCCGAGAGGGATGGCGAGCCGGCAGAATCGAGTTCCAGGAGTGA
- a CDS encoding 30S ribosomal protein S27e yields MAGSYYTVRCGDCENEQIVFGKAATEVACAVCGTTLARPTGGKADIDHEIVETVESR; encoded by the coding sequence ATGGCAGGATCATACTACACCGTCCGCTGTGGAGACTGCGAGAACGAACAGATCGTCTTCGGCAAAGCCGCCACGGAAGTCGCGTGTGCCGTCTGCGGAACGACGCTCGCTCGACCGACCGGTGGTAAGGCCGATATCGACCACGAGATCGTCGAGACAGTCGAATCACGATGA
- a CDS encoding translation initiation factor IF-2 subunit alpha — protein sequence MKYSGWPDTGELVVGKIDEIEDFGVFVDLEEYQDKRGLIHISEVASGWIKNVRDHVREGQIVVCKVLDVDESHEQIDLSLKDVNDHQRSDKIQDWKNEQKADNWMGLALAEDSDDETYTAIANELIGVHGSLYNGFKQAAIHGAEALEDTDLSEDEVDAIVETARENVSVPYVNVTGYVDLENPSQSGVDGIRDALEAAEGNGGVPDEVELEVVYVGAPEYRIKVRAPNYKTAESQLEASADRAVAAIEDHGGSGEYHRERKSDDE from the coding sequence ATGAAATACAGTGGCTGGCCGGACACCGGCGAGCTCGTCGTCGGCAAGATCGACGAGATAGAGGACTTCGGCGTCTTCGTCGATCTCGAGGAGTATCAGGACAAACGTGGCCTGATCCACATCTCCGAGGTCGCAAGCGGCTGGATCAAGAACGTCCGCGATCACGTCCGCGAAGGCCAGATCGTCGTCTGTAAGGTCCTCGACGTCGACGAGTCCCACGAACAGATCGATCTCTCGTTGAAAGACGTCAACGACCACCAGCGCTCGGACAAGATCCAGGACTGGAAAAACGAGCAGAAGGCCGACAACTGGATGGGCCTGGCGCTGGCAGAAGACAGCGACGACGAGACCTACACCGCGATCGCGAACGAACTGATCGGCGTCCACGGAAGCCTCTACAACGGATTCAAGCAGGCCGCGATTCACGGCGCCGAGGCGCTCGAGGACACCGATCTCTCCGAAGACGAGGTCGACGCGATCGTCGAGACCGCCCGCGAAAACGTCTCGGTCCCGTACGTCAACGTCACCGGCTACGTCGATCTCGAGAATCCCTCCCAGTCGGGCGTCGACGGCATCCGCGACGCGCTCGAGGCCGCCGAGGGGAACGGCGGCGTCCCGGACGAGGTCGAACTCGAGGTCGTCTACGTCGGCGCGCCCGAGTACCGCATCAAGGTCCGCGCGCCGAACTACAAAACCGCCGAGTCACAGCTCGAGGCGAGCGCGGACCGCGCCGTGGCGGCGATCGAAGACCACGGCGGCAGCGGCGAGTACCACCGCGAACGCAAGAGCGACGACGAGTAA
- a CDS encoding RNA-protein complex protein Nop10, translating to MKSDIRVCSVWEETHERPIYTLSTTCPECGADAVNSAPAPFDPTDQYGEYRRALKRRSR from the coding sequence ATGAAATCAGATATTCGGGTCTGTTCGGTGTGGGAAGAGACACACGAACGCCCGATCTACACCCTTTCTACGACCTGTCCCGAGTGTGGCGCAGACGCCGTCAACAGCGCGCCGGCTCCCTTCGATCCGACCGATCAGTACGGCGAGTACCGACGCGCTCTTAAGCGTCGCAGTCGCTGA
- a CDS encoding proteasome assembly chaperone family protein, producing the protein MDELEVDVVAEAEVDDPVLVEGLPGVGHVGTLAAEHLLEELDEESTLIRRVYSREFPPQVTIEDGIAELTCASIHAVSNPDGRDLLVLTGDHQAQTNAGHYGLTSAFLDIAAEFETTDIYSLGGVPTGELIEEYAVIGAVTDEARRDSLEEAGVEFREDEPAGGIVGVSGLLLGLGARRGFDAACLMGETSGYLVDPKSARAVLEVLEEAVGLDLAYDSLDERADEMEDVIGKIQEMEQQQQQQSMELPTDDDLRYIG; encoded by the coding sequence ATGGACGAACTCGAGGTCGACGTCGTTGCCGAGGCCGAAGTCGACGACCCCGTTCTCGTCGAAGGGCTACCTGGCGTCGGACACGTCGGAACGCTCGCAGCGGAACACCTTCTCGAGGAACTCGACGAAGAGAGCACGCTGATTCGACGCGTCTACTCGCGCGAGTTCCCGCCGCAGGTGACGATCGAGGACGGCATCGCCGAACTGACCTGCGCGTCGATCCACGCGGTGTCGAACCCCGACGGACGAGATCTGCTCGTCCTCACTGGCGATCACCAGGCACAGACCAACGCCGGCCACTACGGGCTCACCAGCGCGTTTCTCGACATCGCAGCCGAGTTCGAGACGACGGACATTTACTCGCTGGGCGGCGTTCCGACGGGCGAGCTCATCGAGGAGTACGCGGTCATCGGCGCGGTCACCGACGAGGCCCGCCGCGACTCGCTCGAGGAGGCCGGCGTCGAGTTCCGCGAGGACGAACCCGCGGGCGGCATCGTCGGCGTCAGCGGACTCCTGCTCGGGCTGGGCGCGCGCCGCGGATTCGACGCGGCGTGTCTGATGGGCGAAACGAGCGGCTACCTCGTCGACCCGAAAAGCGCCCGGGCGGTGCTCGAGGTGCTCGAGGAGGCAGTCGGGCTCGACCTCGCGTACGATTCGCTCGACGAGCGCGCCGACGAGATGGAAGACGTGATCGGCAAGATTCAGGAGATGGAACAACAGCAACAACAGCAGTCGATGGAGCTGCCGACCGACGACGATCTGCGGTACATCGGCTAG
- a CDS encoding LysE family translocator codes for MVTTVLTPLVGAVFGIALAAPPGPMNAIIAEESVLRGWTAGFKAGLGAMLADLVFFVGTLAGVVAIIDQYPIVRPALYLVGGVLMVYFAVGAFRDARSATGFVEDAGEPSRGFRKAFALSLTNPYQIGFWLTVGVGLLRPGTLDVFAHVPGIGSMLAGALVVQTGSVGLLVGFFVGIVCWIVSYPAALVSIGRRVDAFAPTVSLLSGVVLVAFGAIFLAAGAGAIV; via the coding sequence GTGGTGACGACCGTTCTCACTCCGCTCGTTGGAGCCGTCTTTGGAATTGCGCTTGCCGCCCCGCCGGGGCCGATGAACGCGATCATCGCCGAGGAGAGCGTGCTTCGCGGCTGGACGGCCGGGTTCAAGGCTGGGCTCGGCGCGATGCTCGCGGACCTCGTCTTTTTCGTCGGGACGCTCGCGGGCGTGGTCGCAATCATCGACCAGTACCCGATCGTCAGACCCGCGCTCTACCTCGTCGGCGGCGTGCTCATGGTCTACTTCGCCGTCGGCGCGTTTCGGGATGCGAGATCTGCCACCGGCTTCGTCGAAGACGCGGGCGAACCCTCGAGGGGATTCCGGAAGGCGTTCGCGCTGTCGCTGACCAACCCCTACCAGATCGGGTTCTGGCTCACCGTCGGCGTCGGCCTCCTTCGACCCGGCACGCTCGACGTCTTCGCTCACGTCCCGGGGATCGGCTCGATGCTTGCGGGCGCGCTGGTCGTCCAGACGGGGTCGGTCGGCCTGCTGGTCGGGTTCTTCGTCGGGATCGTTTGCTGGATCGTGAGCTATCCCGCGGCGCTGGTCTCGATCGGACGACGCGTCGACGCGTTCGCACCGACCGTCTCGCTGCTGAGCGGGGTGGTACTCGTCGCGTTCGGTGCTATCTTCCTCGCAGCGGGCGCTGGCGCGATCGTCTGA
- a CDS encoding HVO_A0556 family zinc finger protein, producing the protein MATTQFDGNQLIAQLEGRTCPSCADGRLERGRYKGNEAVVCDTCETPRAQLW; encoded by the coding sequence ATGGCAACGACGCAATTCGATGGCAATCAGTTAATTGCCCAGCTCGAAGGCCGGACGTGTCCGTCCTGCGCCGACGGACGGCTCGAGCGTGGCCGGTACAAGGGAAACGAGGCGGTCGTCTGCGATACGTGCGAGACGCCTCGGGCGCAACTGTGGTAA
- a CDS encoding metal-dependent hydrolase, with protein sequence MWPWGHLGVAYLLYSLFAHRRFDRPPRAAPAIALAIGSQFPDLIDKPLAWNFDVLPGGRTLSHSVVFAIVLTVVVYAIANRFGGLEAAIAFLVGHVVHLLTDVPPAVFGGEVSGLAYLLWPFVEPPPEEPVAGLLDAILTYYTLGPYELFQFGLFAFAAVVWYSDGKPGFVYVRSILARFRVSESHT encoded by the coding sequence ATGTGGCCCTGGGGACACCTCGGCGTCGCGTACCTGCTGTACAGTCTCTTCGCGCACCGCCGGTTCGACCGCCCGCCGCGTGCCGCGCCCGCGATCGCACTCGCGATCGGCTCGCAGTTTCCCGACCTCATAGACAAACCGCTGGCCTGGAACTTCGACGTGCTCCCGGGCGGGCGAACGCTGAGTCACTCCGTGGTGTTCGCGATCGTGCTCACCGTTGTCGTCTACGCGATCGCGAATCGATTCGGGGGCCTCGAGGCGGCGATAGCGTTCCTCGTCGGACACGTCGTCCACCTGCTGACGGACGTCCCGCCGGCCGTCTTCGGTGGGGAGGTCTCGGGGCTGGCGTACCTCCTCTGGCCGTTCGTCGAACCGCCTCCGGAAGAGCCCGTCGCCGGCCTGCTCGATGCGATCCTCACGTACTACACCCTCGGCCCGTACGAACTGTTCCAGTTCGGACTGTTCGCGTTCGCGGCGGTCGTCTGGTACTCCGACGGCAAACCCGGCTTCGTGTACGTGCGGTCGATTCTCGCCCGGTTTCGAGTATCGGAATCCCACACGTAA
- the trmY gene encoding tRNA (pseudouridine(54)-N(1))-methyltransferase TrmY has translation MRQFVLLGHDVPTTPDFSLDDLAGGAGRLDALCRSITASFVTSHGIREDVRVHLVIRDQLTITFDGSELRNLHPDERSTAALVRTALEHREEAIGSLPAEPSPGVELYRRGFEATLEAVSSDSTVVQLHEDGEAVVDASVPTDPVFVLSDHHDFTAAEQRLLEAHADRRLRLGPTRLHADQAITVAHHCLDTDGYTRF, from the coding sequence ATGCGCCAGTTCGTCCTCCTCGGACACGACGTGCCGACGACCCCGGACTTCTCGCTCGACGACCTCGCCGGCGGAGCCGGGCGACTCGACGCACTGTGTCGCTCGATCACCGCCTCGTTCGTGACCTCCCACGGCATCCGCGAGGACGTCCGCGTCCACCTCGTGATCCGAGACCAGTTGACGATCACGTTCGACGGGAGCGAACTCCGAAACCTCCACCCCGACGAACGATCGACCGCCGCGCTCGTCCGCACGGCCCTCGAGCACCGCGAGGAGGCGATCGGCTCGCTCCCCGCGGAACCGAGCCCCGGCGTCGAACTCTACCGACGTGGGTTCGAAGCCACGCTCGAGGCAGTCTCGAGCGACAGCACGGTCGTTCAGTTACACGAGGACGGCGAGGCCGTCGTCGACGCGTCCGTGCCGACCGACCCCGTATTCGTCCTCTCGGATCACCACGATTTCACGGCGGCCGAACAGCGACTCCTCGAGGCACACGCGGACCGGCGGCTCCGACTCGGGCCGACGCGGCTCCACGCCGATCAGGCGATCACCGTGGCCCACCACTGTCTCGACACCGACGGCTACACGCGCTTTTGA